One genomic window of Sardina pilchardus chromosome 15, fSarPil1.1, whole genome shotgun sequence includes the following:
- the cbr4 gene encoding carbonyl reductase family member 4 — MSRLSVVFGGSRGIGRAVAGLLAQRGQRVVVISRNQEAAQATAVALPGADHVALSCDVSKEQEVQKTFEAIQKNYGTMRYLVNAAGINRDGLLLRTRPNDIVSVLHTNLLGSMLTCRAALRSMLGQGGAIVNIGSVVGMKGNAGQCAYSASKAGLEGFTRSLAKEVASRNVRVNLVAPGFIRTDMTAGLEQEEAGGGGAGGGGGGGAHTRIPLGRFGEPEEVAQAVLFLLESPYITGQVLLVDGGLQLAL, encoded by the exons ATGTCCAGACTGAGTGTGGTGTTTGGCGGCTCCCGGGGCATTGGCCGTGCGGTGGCAGGGCTGTTAGCTCAGAGAGGGCAAAGGGTTGTGGTGATATCCAGAAATCAGGAGGCAGCCCAGGCCACAGCAGTAGCTCTGCCTGGAG CAGACCATGTGGCTCTCAGCTGCGATGTCTCCAAGGAGCAGGAAGTGCAGAAGACATTTGAAGCCATCCAGAAAAACTACGGCACTATGAGATACCTGGTCAACGCAGCAGGCATCAACAG ggATGGGCTGCTACTGAGGACACGTCCAAATGACATAGTGTCTGTGCTTCACACTAACCTGCTGGGCTCCATGCTCACCTGTAGGGCGGCGCTGAGGAGCATGCTGGGCCAGGGCGGGGCCATCGTCAACATAG GTTCCGTGGTGGGTATGAAAGGCAACGCGGGTCAGTGTGCGTACAGCGCCAGCAAAGCCGGGCTGGAGGGGTTCACACGCTCCCTGGCCAAGGAGGTCGCGTCCAGGAATGTCCGAGTCAATCTCGTCGCTCCAG GGTTCATCCGCACAGACATGACCGCCgggctggagcaggaggaggctggtggtggtggtgccggcggtggtggtggtggtggggcgcACACAAGGATCCCCCTGGGCCGTTTCGGGGAGCCTGAGGAGGTGGCCCAGGCGGTGCTCTTCCTGCTGGAGTCGCCCTACATCACGGGccaggtgctgctggtggacGGCGGCCTACAGCTGGCCTTGtag